DNA from Frateuria edaphi:
GCCGCGCAAGCGGCCGTGCCGGTCCAGACCGACTGGATGACCGTGCTGCTCGGCGGGCGCAAGGTCGGGCATGTGCAGATCGACCGCGAGCGCCAGCGCGACATCCTCACCACCACGCAGACGCTGTCGCTGGACCTGAGCCGCTCGGGCAAGCCCATGCACCTGGGCAACATGAGCCAGAGCGTCGAGGGCCCGGAAGGTGAGCCGCTCGGCTTCGCGGCGCGCACGCGGATGTCCTCGATGGACAGCACGGTCGATGCCATGCCGGACGTTGCCGGTCGCTATCGAGTCACCACCACGGTGGGTGGGCAGACACGCACGATGCTGATGGACTGGCCCGGCGACGCCCTGCTCGCCGAGGGGCAACGCCTCGCGACCCTCGCCGCCGGACGCACGCCGGGCACCAGTTACCAGCTGCACGAGTTCGATCCGTCCAGCCAGCAGGTCGTCCACGTGCGGGTGGATGTGCTTGGCGACGAAACCGTGACCTTGCCAGGCGGCGCCATGCGCCTGAGCCACCAGCGCCAGGTCCTCTCGCTGGCGCACGGACGCCAGACCCTGGACCTGTGGGTCGACGACCGCGGGATTGCCCGCAAGGGTTTGATGAGCCTGCTCGGCCAGCCGCTGGAAATGCTCGCCTGCGACCGCGCCTGCGCGCTGGCCCCGAACCAGCCGGTGGACATGCTGCGCGCGGCCACGATCGATTCGCCGCGCTGGTTGCCGGGCTATGTGCGCGCGGTGCCGATGCGCTACCGCATCCGCATCAGCGGCAACATCGGGCAGCCCTTCATCACTACCGACGAACAGCAGGTCACGCCACTGGGCGGTACCGACTGGATGCTGGACGTGGGCAACTCCCACGTCGGCCGACAGGCGCCGCCCCGGCCGACCGACACCCAGCCCAACGCCTGGCTGCAATCCGACGCACCGGCGATCCGCCGGCTGGCCGCGGAGGCGGTGGGCGGTGCGCACGACGACCTGCAGCGCATGCGCCGGCTGCGGGAGTTCGTGAGCCGTTACATCACCGGCCACGGCCTGGACGTCGGCTATGCCTCCGCGCTGGAAGTAGTGAACAGCCGCGCGGGCGACTGCACCGAATATGCGGTGCTGCTGGCGGCGATGGCGCGCGCGCAGGGCATCCCGGCGCGGGTGGTGACCGGCATGGTGTACGCCGACCGCTTTGCCGGCGCCTCGCAGCTGTTCATTCCGCACGAGTGGGTCCAAGCCTGGGTGCACGGCCGCTGGCAGAGCTTCGACGCCGCGCTCCGGCATTTCGACAGCACGCACCTGGCGCTGGCCAGCGGCGACGGCGACCCCTGGCACTTCGCCGCCACCACCCAGCTGTTCGGCAACCTGCACATCCGCCAGGCCGAGCCCGGAGCCGACCTGAGCCTGCCGGCCGGCGGCGGTCAGGCGGCGCCCGCCGGCCACCCGGGAGGCAACACCGGGAGCGATGGCAGCACCGGCCACTGACGACACTTGCATGGTGATATGTTTTTGATATCTACTTCCCATACCTAAGGGAGGTAGCGTCATGAACGAACGCAAGGGTTTTTCGATCGCCGGCATCCCCTTCATCGGGGTCTGCCTGGTGCTGGCGGCCATTGGCGTCCTGCTGCTGGTGAGCACCGATGGAGCGCAGCCGGCGCCGCACGTGGTCCCGGGCATGTTGCTGCTGGCGTTTACCGGGTTCCTGCTCAAGGGGTTTTTCCAGGTCGCGCCCAACGAGGCCCAGGTGATGCAGCTGTTCGGCCGCTACGCCGGCAGCGTGCGCGAGGAGGGCCTGCGCTGGACCAACCCGTTCTATGCCAAGCGCCGGCTGTCGCTGCGCGTGCGCAATTTCGAAAGCGGGAAGCTCAAGGTCAACGACAACGACGGCAATCCGATCGAGATCGCCGCGGTGGTCGTGTGGCAGGTCGTCGACACTGCAGAGGCCGTGTTTCGCGTCGAGGACTACGAGAATTTCGTGCACATCCAGAGCGAATCGGCGCTGCGCCAGATGGCGCAGAGCTATCCCTACGACGCGCACGATGACGGCGAACCGTCGCTGCGCAGCCATGGCGAGGTGATCAACAACCACCTGCGCGACGAGATCCAGGCGCGGCTGGAACAGGCCGGCGTGCAGGTGATCGAGGCGCGCATCAGCCACCTGGCCTATGCGCAGGAAATCGCCCAGGCCATGCTGCAGCGCCAGCAGGCCGGCGCGATCATCGCTGCACGCACGCGGATCGTCGAAGGCGCGGTGAGCATGGTCGAAATGGCGCTCGACCAGTTGAGCCGCCGCGGCGTGGTCGAACTGGACGAAGAGCGCAAGGCGGCCATGGTCAGCAACCTGCTGGTGGTGCTGTGCGGCGAGCGCGGCACGCAGGCGGTGGTCAACACCGGCACCCTCTACGGCTGAAGGAGACAACGTGATGAGCTACGCCATTCCCGTCATCGTCGTGATCCTGATCATTGCCGTGGCCGTCGCCGCGCGGCGCAAGCGCGACTGAGTCGATGCCCGCCGAGAAAAAGGCCTATCCGCTGAGGATCAGCGCCAGCGTGCTCGAAGCCATGCAGCGCTGGTCCGACGACGAGCTGCGCAGCGTCAACGCGCAGATCGAATATGTGCTGCGCGAGGCGCTGCGCAAGTCGGGGCGGTTGAAGGCCGGGACCAGCAAGCCGGTAGTGGACGACGAGCCGGACGCGGATAGCCGTTGAATACCGGCTTTGGAGAGCGCCTGGGCTCGACCGCGAGCATCACGGTCGAGCCCAGGGGCGTTCCTACCGCGAGTTTCAGCGCGATGCCTGCGCCAGGGGCTGCGGCCGCAATCCCGGCAACCGCACCCTCGTCGGCCCGTCATTCCCCAGCACGACCAGCCAGCGCCCTTCGAGCACCAGCCGGTCGACATCGGCAAGACCGGAGCGCCGGTCCAGCGTCCCAAGCGGACGTCCATCGCGCGCGTCGTAGGCCTGGATTCGATCGTGCTGGCGGTCGGCCACCAGCAGCCAGTCGTGGCCTTCGTCCGTCCAGCGCACCAGTTGTTTCGGCGGCGCCGCGGGCGATGGCGGCATGATCACGCCGGTCAGCGTCGCCGCCGCCAGGAAGGTAGCGGCAAACCCTGCCCGACCGTCGAGTCGACGCAACGACTCCTTGAGGGAGATGTATCGGCGCATGCCCGCAGCTTCGCGCGCGGGCATGACGAGGCTATGACGCGATCTTGTCCGTGCGGTGAAAGGCCAGGCCCAGCGCGATCCAGCCGACGATGAAGGCGAGTCCGCCCAACGGCGTGATCGCCCCGCACCACCGCGGCGCACCCAACGCCAGTGCATAGAGGCTGCCGCAGAACAGCACGATGCCCATCGCGAATGCCGCCAGCGCGCAGCGCCGTGGCCTGCCCGGCGGCGCCTGGCAGGTGATCGCCAACGCCAGCGCGTGCCAGAAGTGGTACTGCGAGGCGGTGTGCCACACCTCGCGGCCGCCGGCATCGAGCACGCCGCGCAGCGCGTGCGCGCCGAACGCGCCAAGCAGCACCGCGCTGGCACCCGCTGCGCCTACCAGCCAGGGCAGCGCGCGCGTCGTGGGAGGGACAGGTTGTCGCATAAGCTCCTCGTTGCGGGCGTCCGCATCGCCGCGTGGCGTATGCTGGCGGGATGCATCGCCCGGATTCTTGCATGAAGCCCTCGCGCCTGGCCCGCCTCGTCCTGCTGCTCGGCGTCGTACTGCTGACCGCCTGCCACCGCGAGGAGGCCCTGCCCTGGCGGCTGACCGACATCAGCGGCCACATGCCCGACCTCGCCTTCCAGCTCACCGACGACAACGGCAAGCCGGTGACCGCCGAGGACTACCGCGGCAAGGTGGTGCTGCTGTACTTTGGCTACACGCACTGCCCGGACGTTTGCCCGCTCACGCTGGCGCACCTGCACGCGGTGTTGCAGAGGGTCGGTCCAAAGGCGGACGGCGCGCGCATCCTGTTCGTCAGCGTCGATCCGGCACGCGACACGCCCGCGATCATGCATGCCTACGTCAATGCCTTCGACAAGCGGGCTGTCGGCCTGACCGGCGCGCCGCGCGCGCTGGAGGCGCTGAGCAAGCGCTACCGCTCCGCGTTCACTCGCGAGCCGGCGCAAGCCAACGGCCAGTACGAGGTCAGCCACAGCTCGGCGATCTATCTGTTCGACCGCCAGGGCCAGGCGCGCCTGCTCGCCACGCCCGCCGCGTCGCAGGACGACCTCGTCCACGATCTCTACCTGTTGCTGGAAGCCGGAAAATGACCTTGCGCTCGCTGCCCCTGCTGCTCGCCGGACTGCTCGGCGCCGGCGCCGCCCACGCGGGCCAGGCCGACCATGTGCATGCTGGAGACGCCTGGATCCGCGTGATGCCCGCCAGCCTGCCGGCCGGCGGCTACGTGACCCTGCGCAACGACGGCGACCAGCCCGTCGTGCTCGATGGCGCGAGCAGCGCCGCCTACGGCAGCGTGATGTTGCACGAGAGCTCCACCGACACCGGCATGGGCCGCATGCGCATGGTCGATCGCCTGATCGTGCCCGCGCACGGCCAGGTCGCCTTGGCGCCGGGTGGCTACCACTTCATGCTGATGGACGCGGCCAAAGTGGTGCAGCCGGGCCAGACGTTGCGGCTCACGCTGCATTTCGCCGACGGCAGCACGCTGGCCACCGACTTTCTCGCCAAACCGGCTAACGCGCTGTAAACCCACGTGGGGTGGGCTTTCGCCCACTCGCCGCGTTCGCGGCAGAAGCCGGCGGGCTGAAACCCGCCCTACGATGCGCGTTGCGTATCGCGCGCGACCGGCCGCGCGGGCACGCGATGCTCGCGGCGGATCCGGCCGCGCCCCGACAGTGCCAGCCACTGGCGCAGCGCCAGCAACGCGCCGATCGACTCGATCATCGCTGCCGGCACCCAGGTGATCACGCCTCCGACCAGTTGCCCCGTCAGCACGTTGAAGGTGAACGCGCGCCCGCAGATCTCGAAGATCGGATACAGGTCGGTCTTGGAAAAAGTGACGATCGCGCCGGCCAGTATCTGCGGCGTCATGGTAATGGCCGGGGACAGCACGCGCAGGCCCGGGATCATCCGTCCCGGCGGACGCGGCCGGTGATCCAGCACCAGCGACCAGTAGATGAATCCGCTGCCGAGCATCGTCCAGTTCATGAAGCGGTAGATGCGCCAGTCCAGCATCGCCAGCGTCTGCATCGACGGGATCAGCCAGACCAGGATGAAGGCGATGAACAGGAACGTCGCCAGCGCCGGATTGAACAGCACGGCGCTCGCCGCCCGCCACGGCGCCGATCGCTGCACCGGCCGCAGCAACCGCGTACGCCACTCCAGCGGCAGGCCTGCCCGCATTACCGATACCGGGTAGGACGCCACCACCAGCAAAGGCGCCAGGTGGTGCAGCAGCACCTGCTGGATGCGGTGCATGAAGAACTCGTGCTCCGCGTAGTAGTCGAGGTAGGTGTGCAGCGACAGGTAGATGATCGCCATGCCGCTCCAGAACGACAGGCGCCGCCCCAGGCTCACGCCGAGCGCGCGGGAACCCCGCCAGTACAGTACTGCG
Protein-coding regions in this window:
- a CDS encoding transglutaminase-like domain-containing protein, coding for MRRVLLSLVPAIWLGILGAAQAAVPVQTDWMTVLLGGRKVGHVQIDRERQRDILTTTQTLSLDLSRSGKPMHLGNMSQSVEGPEGEPLGFAARTRMSSMDSTVDAMPDVAGRYRVTTTVGGQTRTMLMDWPGDALLAEGQRLATLAAGRTPGTSYQLHEFDPSSQQVVHVRVDVLGDETVTLPGGAMRLSHQRQVLSLAHGRQTLDLWVDDRGIARKGLMSLLGQPLEMLACDRACALAPNQPVDMLRAATIDSPRWLPGYVRAVPMRYRIRISGNIGQPFITTDEQQVTPLGGTDWMLDVGNSHVGRQAPPRPTDTQPNAWLQSDAPAIRRLAAEAVGGAHDDLQRMRRLREFVSRYITGHGLDVGYASALEVVNSRAGDCTEYAVLLAAMARAQGIPARVVTGMVYADRFAGASQLFIPHEWVQAWVHGRWQSFDAALRHFDSTHLALASGDGDPWHFAATTQLFGNLHIRQAEPGADLSLPAGGGQAAPAGHPGGNTGSDGSTGH
- a CDS encoding SPFH domain-containing protein, which encodes MNERKGFSIAGIPFIGVCLVLAAIGVLLLVSTDGAQPAPHVVPGMLLLAFTGFLLKGFFQVAPNEAQVMQLFGRYAGSVREEGLRWTNPFYAKRRLSLRVRNFESGKLKVNDNDGNPIEIAAVVVWQVVDTAEAVFRVEDYENFVHIQSESALRQMAQSYPYDAHDDGEPSLRSHGEVINNHLRDEIQARLEQAGVQVIEARISHLAYAQEIAQAMLQRQQAGAIIAARTRIVEGAVSMVEMALDQLSRRGVVELDEERKAAMVSNLLVVLCGERGTQAVVNTGTLYG
- a CDS encoding Arc family DNA binding domain-containing protein; its protein translation is MPAEKKAYPLRISASVLEAMQRWSDDELRSVNAQIEYVLREALRKSGRLKAGTSKPVVDDEPDADSR
- a CDS encoding DUF423 domain-containing protein encodes the protein MRQPVPPTTRALPWLVGAAGASAVLLGAFGAHALRGVLDAGGREVWHTASQYHFWHALALAITCQAPPGRPRRCALAAFAMGIVLFCGSLYALALGAPRWCGAITPLGGLAFIVGWIALGLAFHRTDKIAS
- a CDS encoding SCO family protein, which produces MKPSRLARLVLLLGVVLLTACHREEALPWRLTDISGHMPDLAFQLTDDNGKPVTAEDYRGKVVLLYFGYTHCPDVCPLTLAHLHAVLQRVGPKADGARILFVSVDPARDTPAIMHAYVNAFDKRAVGLTGAPRALEALSKRYRSAFTREPAQANGQYEVSHSSAIYLFDRQGQARLLATPAASQDDLVHDLYLLLEAGK
- a CDS encoding copper chaperone PCu(A)C; its protein translation is MTLRSLPLLLAGLLGAGAAHAGQADHVHAGDAWIRVMPASLPAGGYVTLRNDGDQPVVLDGASSAAYGSVMLHESSTDTGMGRMRMVDRLIVPAHGQVALAPGGYHFMLMDAAKVVQPGQTLRLTLHFADGSTLATDFLAKPANAL
- a CDS encoding cytochrome c oxidase assembly protein is translated as MMALLLKWIVPWEFSWVFLASFLVAAVLYWRGSRALGVSLGRRLSFWSGMAIIYLSLHTYLDYYAEHEFFMHRIQQVLLHHLAPLLVVASYPVSVMRAGLPLEWRTRLLRPVQRSAPWRAASAVLFNPALATFLFIAFILVWLIPSMQTLAMLDWRIYRFMNWTMLGSGFIYWSLVLDHRPRPPGRMIPGLRVLSPAITMTPQILAGAIVTFSKTDLYPIFEICGRAFTFNVLTGQLVGGVITWVPAAMIESIGALLALRQWLALSGRGRIRREHRVPARPVARDTQRAS